In a single window of the Elusimicrobiota bacterium genome:
- a CDS encoding aromatic ring-hydroxylating dioxygenase subunit alpha, translating to MIHNQWYAVLESNEVKSNTILGVTRLGEKLAFWRDGNGKLSCLLDKCIHRGVALSYGEYCDANHIRCPFHGLEYDMYGKVVAIPANGRTAPVQERFKVRAYPVYERDSLVFVYWSEKDLSRDEFAAITPPEYFDDITADLQYATVKDYWKTHYSRCIENQLDAPHVPFVHYNTIGRGNRTVIDGPVVDKVSDKKFYVYVYMRKEDGTVAKKAAELPQKNINQ from the coding sequence GTGATACACAACCAGTGGTACGCAGTGCTAGAGTCAAATGAAGTTAAATCGAACACCATACTCGGTGTTACGCGGTTGGGCGAAAAACTTGCTTTCTGGCGTGACGGTAACGGCAAACTTTCGTGTTTACTCGACAAATGTATCCACCGCGGGGTAGCGCTGAGTTACGGCGAGTACTGCGATGCTAACCATATCCGCTGCCCGTTCCACGGGTTGGAGTATGACATGTACGGTAAAGTCGTTGCGATTCCCGCAAACGGACGTACCGCACCTGTGCAGGAACGGTTTAAAGTCCGCGCGTATCCCGTGTATGAACGCGACAGCCTCGTGTTTGTTTATTGGTCGGAGAAAGATTTATCACGTGATGAATTTGCAGCAATAACACCACCCGAGTATTTTGACGATATTACAGCTGATCTGCAATACGCAACAGTGAAGGATTATTGGAAGACACATTACTCGCGGTGTATAGAGAACCAGCTTGACGCTCCGCATGTACCATTTGTACATTATAACACCATTGGCCGCGGTAACCGCACAGTTATCGACGGGCCGGTGGTGGACAAGGTTAGCGACAAAAAGTTTTACGTGTATGTATATATGCGGAAAGAAGACGGGACGGTTGCAAAGAAAGCTGCGGAGTTACCACAAAAAAATATTAACCAGT
- a CDS encoding APC family permease produces MFEQESFITKLRRFVVGKEKSPLDRNIFQHISLIAFFAWVGLGVDGLSSSCYGPEETFLALGTHINLSLIVGLMTVLTIFVISTSYSQIIELFPHGGGGYLVASKLLSPTWGVVSGCALLIDYVLTITISVACGADAIFSFLPNNIFHYKLWVALFFVVVLTIMNLRGVKESVVPLIPIFLCFVFTHLFAIGYAIIGHAFTLPAVIHNVSTDMAATHSQLGLFGIIALLMKAYSMGAGTYTGIEAVSNGLPILRDPKVETGKKTMRYMAISLSVVVMGLMTAYLLYDTHFVSGKTLNAVLFEKMTADWGTSGKIFLWITLVSEAIILFVAAQTGFLDGPRVMANMAVDRWVPTKFASLSDRLVTQNGIVLMGIAAVLMMFLSKGSVKLLVIFYSINVFITFCLSQLGMVRYWWSNRKPKWKRKFAINAIGFTLCAFILSSVVVIKFHEGGWITLTATGLLALLAVTIKKYYLDTMKQVRRLDSLMDATKISIDKILPDKHEPFNPKAKTAVLFVNGYNGLGLHSLFNVIRLFGNEFKNYVFVQIGVVDAGNFKGHEELDNLKHQIVKDVGQYSNFMEHQGYHSEGMTFIGIDVMSAIKKIGAVILEKYPNSVFFGGQLVFPGNTIIDRWLHNYTVFSMQQQFYQEGIPFIILPIRVDKNIK; encoded by the coding sequence ATGTTTGAACAAGAGTCTTTTATTACCAAGTTACGCCGGTTCGTTGTTGGAAAAGAAAAAAGCCCGTTGGACCGCAACATTTTCCAGCACATATCGCTCATCGCATTTTTCGCGTGGGTCGGACTGGGAGTAGACGGTTTATCGTCGTCGTGTTACGGCCCGGAAGAAACGTTCTTAGCGTTGGGCACACACATAAATTTAAGTTTAATAGTCGGGTTGATGACCGTCCTCACAATTTTTGTTATCAGCACCAGTTATTCACAAATAATCGAACTTTTCCCGCATGGCGGCGGCGGGTACCTCGTTGCCAGTAAATTATTGTCACCTACTTGGGGCGTAGTATCGGGTTGTGCATTACTTATAGACTACGTCCTCACGATTACCATTTCCGTAGCATGCGGTGCAGACGCAATTTTTAGTTTTTTACCCAATAATATTTTCCATTACAAATTATGGGTTGCACTGTTTTTTGTTGTAGTATTAACGATTATGAACTTACGGGGAGTGAAAGAATCTGTGGTTCCTCTCATCCCAATATTTCTATGTTTTGTCTTTACCCACTTATTTGCAATCGGATACGCGATAATCGGGCACGCATTTACTCTCCCTGCTGTAATACACAACGTCAGTACTGATATGGCGGCAACACATTCCCAACTTGGTTTGTTTGGAATAATTGCACTTCTAATGAAAGCGTATAGTATGGGAGCAGGAACGTATACTGGAATAGAAGCTGTTAGTAACGGATTACCGATCCTTCGTGACCCGAAAGTGGAAACTGGCAAAAAAACTATGCGGTACATGGCAATCTCTCTGTCGGTAGTCGTGATGGGGTTGATGACAGCGTACTTGCTTTATGACACCCACTTTGTTTCTGGAAAAACCCTTAACGCGGTACTGTTTGAAAAAATGACTGCTGACTGGGGTACTTCAGGAAAAATATTTCTTTGGATAACACTTGTTTCCGAAGCAATAATCCTTTTTGTTGCAGCGCAAACCGGTTTCTTGGACGGCCCCCGGGTGATGGCAAATATGGCGGTAGACCGGTGGGTCCCTACGAAATTCGCGAGTTTAAGCGATAGGTTAGTAACCCAGAATGGTATAGTACTAATGGGAATCGCTGCGGTTCTAATGATGTTTCTTTCTAAAGGGTCAGTAAAACTACTGGTAATTTTTTATAGTATCAACGTGTTTATCACATTTTGTTTATCCCAGCTTGGAATGGTTCGTTACTGGTGGAGTAACAGAAAACCGAAATGGAAACGCAAATTCGCGATTAACGCTATTGGATTCACTCTTTGCGCATTCATTTTATCATCCGTCGTAGTTATCAAATTTCATGAAGGCGGCTGGATTACGCTTACTGCAACCGGTTTACTCGCATTGTTGGCGGTTACTATAAAAAAATACTATTTGGACACAATGAAACAGGTACGCCGGTTGGATTCGCTTATGGACGCAACAAAAATATCGATTGACAAAATATTGCCTGATAAACATGAACCGTTTAATCCTAAAGCAAAGACCGCAGTCCTTTTTGTCAACGGGTACAACGGGCTTGGGCTGCATTCGTTGTTTAACGTTATCCGTTTGTTCGGAAACGAGTTCAAGAATTACGTTTTCGTGCAGATTGGCGTAGTTGACGCAGGAAATTTTAAAGGACACGAAGAATTGGACAACTTAAAACATCAAATAGTGAAAGATGTCGGCCAGTACTCAAACTTTATGGAACATCAAGGGTATCATTCGGAAGGCATGACTTTTATTGGAATTGACGTGATGTCAGCAATTAAAAAAATTGGCGCTGTCATCCTCGAAAAATACCCAAACTCAGTGTTTTTCGGTGGACAGCTGGTTTTTCCAGGAAATACTATAATCGACCGCTGGCTGCACAACTATACTGTATTCAGTATGCAACAACAGTTTTATCAGGAAGGAATTCCATTTATAATACTGCCAATCCGTGTGGACAAGAACATAAAGTAG
- a CDS encoding sialidase family protein, which produces MNNRKQMVLASILISVVLCSIFLFAVSVNAKTGSLPILVDEQFNNISGWAMSGMGTKAISPNGQLHLKNTVGNTVLASKSMILPDKYQVEVSYKVDLFGDDQGLSLYNGKHNLMLYFRTDGLYIKTWDGMPVKIIPWSSDTNWHTYKVIVDKGFGAVYYDGNYVDCYTLNKSKSAGEIRFFVGNATESEAHIDYITVKDLSREPSSTYTYSYNFEDEPEGTKPDYWMETTDNDYHSCIQNLWTVFANGANKVYRADSMANDTYSLLHVFARDVKFESKFKVNSSNTTTILSFHVRRNDDNSYLYASYSYSDQKWRIVERISLLDTVNIIAVSSSSTPLVVGWHTARIIAVGNKVSLYLDDINSPLLSGKTMKPGLGRVGLEVKNGDVFFDDVVYSGEGRVNKGVKEIGGFLYKNFSSTVLKLSNGKYIVKSTENGVDGVWESVNEGVSWTFVPLSVGHYEKMGRDGLVLNNGNLITLERRSSSSGLGFKYMAWSSEDCGVSWNGPYHINPDWTNRITMVGKLMQTTDGRIFFASGESSNLKTGGVHIYYSDDNGITWTISTTRHDYPTFGINLQEGAVVQTGPNTLKAFFRTDLKYLYESVSTDNGVSWSAPVATILPSPRVSFSVRRDPTTGYQYIAWENTDTGDYPKMPQYPRNRMSLAVSTDNTATWKMVTDLDDFMCTHGKQSRHMNTSMTIIDGAVWVVAARCPADGQNNYLMRIWKVKLDTVAPYNKLIGIHNVSCYQ; this is translated from the coding sequence ATGAATAATAGAAAACAAATGGTATTAGCAAGTATTCTAATTTCAGTAGTTTTGTGTAGTATATTTCTCTTTGCAGTTTCGGTAAATGCAAAAACAGGATCCCTGCCTATTCTTGTCGACGAACAGTTTAATAATATCAGTGGATGGGCGATGTCCGGAATGGGAACAAAAGCAATCAGTCCGAATGGACAACTTCATTTAAAGAATACTGTAGGAAACACTGTGCTAGCAAGCAAAAGTATGATACTACCTGACAAATATCAGGTTGAGGTTAGCTACAAGGTAGACTTATTTGGTGATGACCAGGGGTTGTCTTTGTATAACGGAAAGCATAACCTGATGTTGTATTTTAGAACAGACGGTTTATACATAAAGACGTGGGATGGTATGCCCGTAAAAATTATACCCTGGTCTTCTGACACCAATTGGCATACATATAAAGTAATCGTAGATAAAGGTTTTGGTGCAGTATATTATGATGGAAACTATGTGGACTGTTACACATTAAATAAAAGTAAAAGTGCCGGTGAAATCCGGTTTTTTGTAGGTAACGCTACCGAGAGTGAAGCTCATATAGATTATATTACAGTAAAGGATTTGAGCAGAGAACCCTCCAGTACTTATACATACTCATATAATTTTGAAGATGAACCAGAAGGAACAAAGCCGGACTATTGGATGGAAACTACGGATAATGATTATCATAGCTGCATCCAAAATTTGTGGACTGTATTTGCAAACGGAGCGAACAAAGTATATCGAGCCGACAGTATGGCGAATGACACTTATTCTCTTTTACACGTTTTTGCACGAGACGTAAAGTTTGAAAGCAAATTCAAGGTAAATTCAAGCAATACCACCACGATCCTATCGTTTCATGTGAGACGGAATGACGATAATTCATATTTATATGCGAGCTACAGCTACTCCGACCAAAAATGGAGAATAGTGGAACGTATATCATTACTCGATACAGTAAATATAATCGCCGTCAGTTCATCCTCAACTCCGCTGGTTGTTGGTTGGCACACAGCCCGGATAATTGCAGTTGGAAATAAGGTTAGTCTTTATCTGGATGATATCAACTCACCGTTGCTCTCAGGAAAAACGATGAAACCGGGGCTTGGAAGAGTGGGATTAGAGGTGAAAAATGGCGACGTGTTTTTTGACGACGTGGTATATTCAGGAGAAGGTAGGGTTAATAAGGGTGTTAAAGAAATCGGCGGGTTTTTATACAAAAACTTTTCATCGACTGTATTAAAACTCAGTAATGGGAAATATATTGTGAAGTCAACTGAAAATGGCGTAGACGGAGTTTGGGAGTCTGTTAATGAAGGAGTTTCATGGACATTTGTTCCCTTATCGGTAGGACACTACGAGAAAATGGGCCGGGATGGACTTGTCCTTAACAACGGAAACCTGATTACGCTTGAGCGCAGAAGTTCTTCATCAGGTTTGGGCTTTAAATACATGGCATGGTCGTCGGAAGATTGTGGAGTTAGTTGGAACGGGCCGTATCATATCAATCCGGATTGGACTAACAGAATTACTATGGTGGGAAAACTTATGCAAACCACCGACGGCAGGATTTTCTTTGCGTCAGGAGAATCCTCGAATTTAAAGACAGGGGGAGTCCATATTTATTATAGCGATGATAATGGTATTACCTGGACAATTTCCACGACCCGTCATGACTATCCCACGTTTGGAATTAATTTGCAGGAAGGCGCTGTTGTTCAAACCGGTCCGAACACTCTTAAAGCTTTCTTCAGAACAGACTTGAAATATCTTTATGAAAGCGTATCTACTGATAATGGTGTAAGTTGGAGCGCGCCGGTTGCGACTATACTGCCATCACCGCGGGTCTCTTTCAGTGTGCGTAGAGATCCAACCACAGGATATCAATATATTGCCTGGGAAAATACTGATACAGGTGATTATCCTAAAATGCCGCAATACCCCAGAAACAGAATGTCTCTCGCAGTCAGTACGGATAATACGGCAACCTGGAAAATGGTTACTGACCTCGACGACTTTATGTGTACTCATGGAAAACAGAGCAGGCACATGAACACTTCAATGACTATAATAGACGGAGCGGTTTGGGTGGTTGCAGCAAGATGCCCGGCTGATGGCCAAAATAATTATCTGATGAGAATATGGAAGGTCAAATTAGATACTGTAGCACCATATAACAAGCTTATTGGGATCCACAACGTGTCATGTTATCAATAG
- a CDS encoding heparinase II/III family protein, protein MVKTKSTVFTAERVSIARENIAMYKWAKDIKDKTVANAAKFVNASPGCLWELATPQPIPRGITVNLEKGCPNCGNKINCYGNYPWKIDVFNKPWKIECPSCGEVFPKNDFAKFYESGRRNSPTGEFEYEKADRSLLFNTDHPNPTDPLHTYGVDDTFGWKDKDGTTYRFLAYYGHFGTWSTVLNGLTETSYAYIYNGDSSYARIALTLLYRIATLYPGMDYGYWANHGCFNSDGGSKMGKIFGRIWETGTASILLNAYDAAFPALSDPELCKYLSNKTGRVVDAVAIQKLIEKNVVHEIHDGIITQRIRGNEGMHQHCMTLAGVVLDDPEVTDEWLDWIFQPSKIVDDKLTGGNMQHIFDEKVDDDGMGNEASPGYNGIWRVMFRSISEVLEHYPRYKKHSFIGEPKYKQMFLAPVRLTCIDKYCPNIGDCHRTGCTGTAGAGIGDMLYAYRVFGDDVFAQLAYYLNNNSVEALYETVFDPDPEIVAHKVENVINTRGEYVFKTDSLPSYGCTILRSGKGENARAVSLYHGRNTGHGHKDTLNIELFAHGLSLMPDLGYPEYATVWAPRAEWTTNTISHNTVVVDKKKQENNVVGNLQFVMDGNGVHAVEVTAPAVYPQTSLYQRTVVMVDVSDTQFYIVDIFRVKGGKDCVYSLHGAEGEVVTEGLNIITQTSGTLAGETVPPYADLGGIKDKWNTATGYQYLYNICRDKQPSKIPVVEWKIVDTWKCLKEPKDVRLRVTLLSPPGEVILAQGDPPRNKVGNPRRLWYLLSRHEGGETTFASIIEPYIGGMRVVDTVTRKDNGDTVELTVKTVDGRVDTIVSALDVADIAVAGLKTSARFAVVSTKNGIPRVLAEVK, encoded by the coding sequence ATGGTAAAAACTAAAAGTACGGTATTCACTGCGGAACGTGTATCAATTGCACGTGAGAATATCGCGATGTACAAATGGGCGAAGGATATTAAAGATAAAACTGTCGCAAACGCTGCGAAGTTCGTGAACGCATCGCCCGGTTGTTTGTGGGAACTAGCGACTCCTCAACCAATTCCGCGCGGGATCACGGTCAACCTTGAGAAAGGGTGTCCAAACTGCGGCAACAAAATTAACTGTTACGGTAATTATCCCTGGAAAATCGATGTGTTTAACAAACCGTGGAAAATCGAATGTCCTTCCTGCGGAGAAGTGTTCCCTAAAAACGATTTTGCAAAGTTTTATGAAAGCGGGAGACGCAACAGCCCCACCGGCGAGTTTGAATATGAGAAAGCGGACCGTTCGTTGTTGTTCAATACCGACCATCCCAACCCGACGGATCCTTTACACACCTACGGTGTGGATGATACGTTTGGATGGAAGGATAAGGACGGGACCACGTACCGTTTCCTCGCATACTACGGCCATTTTGGCACGTGGAGTACGGTGCTGAACGGGTTGACTGAAACGAGTTATGCGTACATTTATAACGGAGACAGCAGTTACGCCCGTATCGCACTAACCCTTCTTTACCGCATTGCAACGCTATACCCCGGGATGGACTACGGATACTGGGCGAACCACGGGTGTTTCAACAGTGACGGCGGATCAAAAATGGGGAAAATATTCGGGCGTATATGGGAAACCGGTACTGCGTCGATACTGCTTAACGCGTACGACGCTGCATTTCCTGCGTTGTCCGATCCGGAATTATGCAAGTATTTGTCTAATAAAACAGGGCGGGTAGTCGACGCAGTAGCAATCCAGAAATTGATAGAAAAAAATGTTGTTCACGAAATACATGACGGGATTATCACCCAGCGGATAAGAGGGAATGAAGGCATGCATCAGCACTGTATGACCTTAGCTGGGGTAGTGCTCGACGATCCGGAAGTTACTGATGAATGGCTTGACTGGATCTTCCAACCGAGTAAAATCGTGGATGACAAACTTACCGGTGGGAATATGCAGCATATTTTTGATGAGAAAGTTGATGACGACGGTATGGGTAATGAAGCGTCGCCGGGATATAACGGCATCTGGCGTGTGATGTTCCGCAGTATATCCGAGGTTTTGGAGCATTATCCCAGGTATAAGAAACATAGTTTTATTGGAGAACCAAAGTATAAACAAATGTTTCTAGCTCCGGTAAGGTTAACTTGTATTGACAAGTATTGCCCGAATATCGGGGACTGCCATCGTACGGGTTGTACCGGCACTGCCGGTGCCGGAATCGGGGATATGTTATACGCTTATCGCGTGTTTGGAGATGATGTATTTGCGCAGTTGGCGTATTATCTTAACAATAACTCTGTTGAAGCGTTGTACGAAACTGTGTTTGATCCCGACCCGGAAATTGTTGCACATAAGGTTGAAAACGTGATAAATACCCGGGGAGAGTATGTCTTCAAAACTGACAGCCTACCGAGTTATGGTTGTACAATCTTGCGGTCAGGGAAAGGCGAGAACGCGCGGGCTGTGTCGTTATACCACGGCCGTAATACCGGGCATGGGCATAAGGATACGTTGAATATCGAGCTTTTTGCTCATGGGCTAAGTTTAATGCCCGATCTGGGATATCCGGAATACGCAACAGTATGGGCTCCGCGTGCTGAGTGGACAACTAATACTATCAGCCATAATACCGTGGTGGTAGATAAAAAGAAGCAGGAGAATAATGTTGTTGGCAACCTGCAGTTTGTGATGGACGGCAATGGTGTACATGCTGTGGAAGTGACCGCACCAGCGGTGTATCCGCAAACATCTCTTTATCAACGCACTGTTGTTATGGTTGACGTGTCGGATACACAATTTTATATAGTTGATATTTTCCGTGTAAAAGGCGGGAAGGATTGTGTTTATAGCCTCCATGGTGCGGAAGGTGAGGTTGTGACTGAAGGATTGAACATTATTACACAAACCAGTGGGACATTAGCTGGTGAAACCGTTCCTCCTTACGCTGACCTCGGAGGAATAAAGGATAAGTGGAATACCGCAACGGGTTACCAGTACTTGTACAACATCTGCCGGGATAAACAGCCGTCAAAAATTCCAGTAGTCGAATGGAAAATCGTGGATACCTGGAAGTGTTTGAAGGAACCTAAAGATGTTCGGTTACGCGTGACATTGTTGTCACCACCGGGAGAAGTTATCCTCGCGCAGGGCGACCCGCCGAGAAACAAGGTTGGCAACCCGCGGAGGTTGTGGTACCTCCTCTCGCGCCACGAAGGGGGTGAAACAACGTTTGCGTCGATAATCGAACCGTACATTGGTGGTATGCGCGTGGTGGATACGGTTACGCGTAAGGATAACGGTGATACTGTTGAGCTTACGGTGAAAACAGTTGACGGTAGGGTGGATACGATTGTCAGTGCATTGGATGTAGCTGATATTGCTGTTGCTGGTTTGAAAACATCTGCACGGTTCGCGGTTGTCAGTACAAAGAACGGTATTCCACGAGTATTGGCGGAAGTGAAATAA
- a CDS encoding uroporphyrinogen decarboxylase family protein produces MDNTKRFQNTMAFKPVDRLPVIEWASWWTKTVNRWYTEGLPVELKDVFDIREYFGLDPYRQHVFPGMRPSYKKELLPEHQAVTDMQSYLRVKPYLYSDKPFNPEVLQQHDELQRQGKLVIWLSFEGFFWFPRKLFGIEQHLYAFYDYPDVMHAINNDLVEYNFRVLDSICKVCKPDFMTFMEDLSYNHGPMLSHGLFKEFLVPYYKRIVPRLKDYGIVPVIDSDGDITQLIPWYEEVGIDAFLPLERQAGVDLAALRVKHPRVRFIGGYDKMVMKHGEAAMRTEFERLLPVMKQGGYIPSVDHQTPPEVSIENYKIYVRLLREYCVKAAE; encoded by the coding sequence ATGGATAATACAAAACGGTTTCAAAACACAATGGCATTCAAGCCTGTTGACCGTCTGCCGGTAATCGAATGGGCTTCGTGGTGGACAAAAACAGTTAATCGCTGGTATACTGAAGGATTACCTGTAGAACTTAAGGATGTGTTTGACATCCGTGAATACTTTGGGCTTGATCCATATCGCCAGCACGTATTCCCGGGGATGAGGCCGTCGTATAAAAAGGAACTACTTCCTGAACACCAGGCGGTGACTGATATGCAAAGCTATCTTCGGGTGAAACCGTACTTGTATTCTGATAAACCGTTTAATCCTGAGGTGTTACAGCAGCACGATGAACTCCAGAGACAGGGGAAGCTGGTTATATGGTTGAGTTTTGAAGGATTTTTCTGGTTTCCTCGTAAACTTTTCGGGATTGAACAGCATTTATACGCGTTCTATGATTATCCTGATGTTATGCATGCGATCAATAATGATTTAGTAGAATATAACTTTCGTGTGCTTGATAGTATCTGTAAGGTATGCAAACCTGACTTCATGACATTTATGGAAGACCTGTCATACAACCACGGGCCGATGTTGTCTCACGGGTTGTTCAAAGAATTTTTAGTTCCCTACTACAAACGCATAGTCCCGCGGTTGAAAGATTATGGTATTGTTCCTGTGATTGATTCCGACGGTGATATTACCCAGCTGATTCCGTGGTATGAAGAAGTTGGGATCGATGCGTTCTTACCGTTAGAACGCCAGGCTGGGGTGGACCTTGCAGCGTTACGCGTAAAACATCCTCGGGTGAGGTTCATCGGTGGATATGATAAGATGGTAATGAAACACGGTGAAGCTGCAATGCGTACAGAGTTTGAACGCCTGTTACCTGTTATGAAACAAGGCGGGTATATACCGTCGGTTGATCACCAGACACCGCCGGAAGTGTCAATAGAGAATTATAAAATATATGTACGGTTGTTACGCGAATACTGTGTTAAAGCAGCTGAATAA
- a CDS encoding alpha/beta hydrolase, which yields MEKFRKHGTKPYKIVALHGGPGAVGDLYDVAVTVAGWDIAGVMEHLQSAKNINGQVEELHSIISKETAAPVTLIGHSWGAWLGWIYTARYPEDIAKLVLVSSGPFEQKYVDSIMSTRLSRMKEDEKLFVQDFLNRFNTKKSGSTKNTTDKVMLTKFGKFMESVDAYDPIILLKPKRRSLVSASNGEVNPAVYAKVWKEAEKLRRTGKLLNYGKKINCPVVVIHGNYDPHPFLGVKKPLKKVLIPEKVEFHLLKKCGHKPWIERQDKDKFLKLIKQIIS from the coding sequence TTGGAAAAGTTTAGGAAACACGGTACAAAACCGTACAAAATTGTGGCGCTCCACGGCGGGCCCGGTGCGGTGGGCGATCTTTATGACGTTGCTGTGACGGTTGCGGGATGGGACATCGCAGGCGTGATGGAACATTTGCAGTCCGCAAAAAATATCAACGGGCAGGTCGAAGAACTTCACTCAATAATTTCTAAAGAAACTGCTGCTCCGGTAACACTGATCGGGCACTCCTGGGGTGCGTGGCTCGGATGGATATATACTGCACGGTATCCTGAGGACATCGCAAAACTTGTGTTGGTCAGCAGCGGCCCGTTTGAACAAAAATATGTGGATTCTATAATGTCAACCCGTCTCTCACGGATGAAGGAAGACGAGAAACTGTTTGTTCAAGATTTTCTTAATCGTTTTAATACCAAGAAAAGTGGTAGTACCAAAAACACCACGGATAAAGTTATGTTAACAAAATTCGGAAAGTTTATGGAATCCGTTGACGCATACGATCCAATTATTTTGTTAAAACCCAAACGACGATCGTTGGTGTCTGCAAGTAACGGCGAGGTTAACCCCGCAGTGTACGCAAAAGTTTGGAAGGAAGCTGAGAAACTGCGCCGTACTGGCAAATTACTTAATTACGGGAAGAAAATCAATTGCCCCGTTGTTGTGATCCACGGAAACTACGACCCGCATCCGTTTCTCGGAGTGAAAAAACCTCTGAAAAAAGTGTTAATTCCCGAAAAAGTCGAGTTTCATCTCCTCAAAAAGTGCGGGCATAAACCGTGGATCGAACGCCAGGACAAAGATAAGTTTTTAAAACTTATTAAACAGATAATAAGTTAA